The DNA segment TTTATTTGCTATCAAGGAGATTCTGTGACAATTTTTCTATGTTTAGTGCAGTTGCCTGGCAGTTGTAACTAGGAAGGACATCCTGTTGCTGTGCAGCTTCTGTGATGTTGTTGGTTACTGTATCACACAAGCCACAGTAGTCACGCATGTGATGTCTAAATTGGACTAGGGTGTCTATATTTAGTTAGTGGGACAATCTTTTGCTTCTGATTGCATTAGGTGATTAATTGTTTGCAGAACCCCAGGTGGTCATACATGTGGTGTCTAAATTGGATTAGGGTGTCACAATATTCTGTTTTGTGGAACTAAAAGCAATCCTACATGTGGTTTTTGAATGGATTAGGGTGTTGCTATATTTTGCTATGCCCCACTATTGAGATAAAGCTGACAGCTTGCTTTAAagttttgattttctttataCCCTGTTGCAAGCATAATCAAATTACTGGAACTCTTGTGGGTCCTAATAGAGTGATAATGTGGTAtctttgttattttttcctTCAATTAATATCCGGTTTGTTCTTTTTGGCACACGGCACACAATACAATTTTGTTAATGATGGCTATTCAGCTATTTCCTCCTGTCCTGAGCAAGCATTCAGATATATCTAATATGATAGTGTCTGACAAGGGACCCCTTTGCACTTGCAGGAAAAAGGAAGTCCGTTGCCGAAGTTTGGGGAATGGGATGTCAATGATCCTGCTTCAGCTGAGGGATTCACTGTAATCTTTAACAAAGCTAGAGACGAGAAGAAGACTGGTGGCAATTCACAGGGACAAGATTTGGCCGCAAAAAGTGAACAGCCATCTGGACAAGGGTTGTATCCAGCAAAACCGAACAGTTCTGTAAGTATTCTGTTCTTTCCATTTCCTTCTCATGGGCTTTCCAACTCTTTCATGTTGAGTAATGATAAAATGGAGTTCCGAAGTCCAAACTTCCAAT comes from the Oryza glaberrima chromosome 9, OglaRS2, whole genome shotgun sequence genome and includes:
- the LOC127785470 gene encoding protein NOI4: MAAEKGSPLPKFGEWDVNDPASAEGFTVIFNKARDEKKTGGNSQGQDLAAKSEQPSGQGLYPAKPNSSKKWFCCMQPTAAES